GTTCAGGAAAAAGTATACAGAAAAATGATTCAGTTGTAGTAGTAGCTACACCTGCTGTAGTTTGAGTTGAAGTGGAGTCTATTGTAAGTGCAGTCCACAGGAAAAGAACCGGTATGAAGCGACTGatctaaaatagtttaaatttttaataattttaaagcctAACTGAGCCGTTCTTACCATCTTGAGTTCAGTTTATTCACTGAAACCTTGAAATTTTTGGAAGCTATTTATATAAAGCGccttttcaattttctttGTTGCTTTTTAGATAACAGCACTTCAAGACCACCCTTGTCAAGTTTATACAAATAGTAAACTAAGTGCAGCACAAATGGTATTGAGATAAGGCCGTCGGTAAATTCAATGTTTTGGAAATAATATCCTTATCATGTTAAATGAAAAAGTCAAATCCTGGTTGATTTAAATGTGTCTTCAACAGAtagataaaatttaaaataaatgaaacaaaTGGCAAGTTATTCCtaactatattttatttaatatacagaattttgtaaattaatttgcattcgatttaatgccaaaaataaattatatgtgAACTTAGCTTAGATCCCAATCAGATTCCACctctcttggttttttttacacATTCTCTGCTCCATTCTTAAATTGAACTATTTATAATGACTGTTTTATGAAGGCGAAAAAGAACAAATACAGAAAAGTTTATGGAAGCACCAAATCGTTGCGTATGTGTCTTATACTCGATGGTTTTGCACCAGTTCTCTAAAGGATTGTAATTTCACAAGTCCAATCGCGGACTTTGGCAAGATTTCACTAACAATTTTGGATGTGGTTGATGAAACTCCTCCTCGCTAAAACTAAGTCTTAaggtttaaacaaaaaaccgcttaaagcagcagcagctctaATCTCTTCACGCCAGGACTCCATCCAGGGCGTGAATCACTCCATTGGTGGCCGGAATGTTCGATGTGACCATCTGGGCATCGTTCACCTTGATCTTGCCGGCGGATGTCTTCTGCAGGATGACGGTCTTGCCGGTGGACAGGGAGTCCTTGACCTGGTAGAAACGCATGCCGGCGGAGAAGAGGGCCCCGGGAACGATGTGCTTCATGGCAAACTGCTCGGCGGCCTCCTTGTCGTTGTAGAGCTTCTCCAGAGTGTCGGAGTCCAGTTCGCTGAAGCTCTTGTCCACAGGAGCGAAAACCGTGTAGGTTTTAACACCTGCCGcaagttattttaaattagtatatTCTCTTTAAATGAGAGATTATATTCTAGCTTACCCTTGCTCTGCAGCTTCTCGGACAGTCCAGAGGTGTACAGAATCTTGAGGAAATTGCTAAAGCGACCCTCGCGATCGGACTGCAGGGTCTGCAGAATATCTCCAACGGGCAGTGGGAACATCACGCGATCGACGGCGTGGGCCACTCCCTGCGGTATCTTGATGTCCTTCTTGTTCAGCACAACCATGGCTCCGTTGATGGTGGTGAGCTGAATAGATTacataatattttagtttttatatttcagtGCTATATAAGCTTATCTTACAGTCACATCGTTCCATTCCTGGTCGTGCATGTTGTACTGATTAACTCGCAGCTGGGTTCCGGCCAGGGACACGCCAGTCATCTCGTCCTGCAGGGTGGCAATCTCAAAGGCTCCTGGAATCACGTGgtggagcagcagctgcacacaaaaataaaaatattacaacatTTTCTATCAAaacttctaaaaaataataaaacaataataatagttccacaataaattttaaaaaacttattcgttctttatattattacattaaaatagattttttacaCTTAGGAAATATCATGTAAAAAGAGTAAGGAACGTTTCTTTTCTTTGTGGTTGTTTctaggtattttttttagttttttaaaaaattttaaataaattttaatatagtcAGTTATTACTGGCATATTTCAGGTTTTGTATGGTAACTTACCCCACTTAGCAACCTTGGGTTGGACTGGAATTTCTCCTCGGCCCTTTCGGGTCCGCCCAACTGCACCAGCAGATTCTTGAAGGCCTTATCCGTGGGCACAAAGATGGTATAGGGTCCGGTTTCGTTGAGAATGCTGTCCAGCCCCGACTGCCTGAGATACTTGGCCATGGCGAAAAGGCCGTTGGACTTGAGGATCTGCAGTAGATCCTCGCTGGGATTGGAGAGTACGGAACCCGTGGAAGGACTGGCCTGGGCCGCCTTCTCGGTGTTCTCCGTCTCCTGGACGAGGGCATCGGCATATTGGGGCACAGGTGGCAGAAGCTCAGCATTGTTGGCCACATCCGAGAGACGCTCAGTGACCACTGGCAGGTGGGTGGAGACTCCCTCGAGATAGGGAGAAACCGTCACCGTGGATCCACCGTAAATGGGAGATGGGGTGGTGCGGATCAAACTAGCCGCATTTGCGTGGGTGGTGCTGCTCTCGTAGAACAAATTGTGGCGGGCCGTTGTGGGTGCCGTGGTTGTGGTGCTGGTTGTCGACGTCCTCGATGGGTGATACTGTCGGTGGTTGCTAGGCGTTCCACGGGAAATGAAAGGTGTTGAAGTTGTAGTCGTCGTAGTGGTGGTGGTTGTGCTCGTGGATGTGGTGGTTGGTGCCCGGGTGGTTTGAATGATTTTCCCGCTCTTGATCTCCACCGTCTCATCGTTGGGCAGCGTCAACCGGGAAACGGAAGGCGGCAGCTTGATCTCGCCACTCCTGATGCGCTCCAGAATGCTCTCCACCTCGGAACCCGTTTGCTTGGTCTCCTTCTCACCATTCGCCTTGACTCCCTGGATCTTGAAGCTGCCATCGGCCTGTTCCTCCAGATACACATAGGTGGCCTTCTTCTTGGGCGGCAAAGTGGGTGGCGGGGTGGCCGCCGGTGCCTGGGACTTTGAGCTCAGACCCTCGATCTCGTAGCCATCGGGAATGAGTCCCCGCTTGGCCAGCTCTTCAAGAGAGGGTGGGTCATCCGAATCGGAGGTTATGACCGCTGAACTGGCAATGCTGTTGGCTCCACTGCTGATGCCTTGGATGTCCCCAGCACCTCCTCCATAAAGGGCGGCCAGGCTGGATAGATCCACTCCGCCGGGCAGGGATCCCGAGGGCAGGGTATCGGACTCCTGGGGATCGGGTGATCGCAGAATCTGCACCTTTCCGCCGCCGGGCAGCTCCAGATCCTTGCTCTTGCTGGGCGCCACGTCACTCAAACTAAGCTTGGCATCGCCTGATCCTAAAGCCTGTTGGGCCAACAGCGTTTGCAGTTGCTCCTGCGAATAGGCCTTCTGTCCCTGCACCAAATTGGGATCCGTGGTGCGGATCACCTGCACCCGCTGGCCATTGGGCAGCACCAGATCCATCTCATCGTAGGTCTTGTTGCCGGTCAGTGGTTGTTGTGGTGCCTCCGAGAGGGCGGCCTTCAGCTGCTTGAGCAGATCATCCCGTGCGATGGTCTTCACTGGCTTCTTACCCTTCTGACTGGGATACTTTCCCAGTTCCGACTTCACCTGAGCGTAGATATTCTTCTTGGGCGTGGTTGTTGCCTCAGTGGTGGTGGTTGTTGTCGTCGtggttgttgtcgttgtcggATGCTCTTTGTAGTACTGCTGCAGCGCACTATTGAACTGATTGTACTCCGTGGGATGGGCCACTGGACGTCCACGTGCCGGGGCAGCTATATAGGGTGAGTTCTGGTAGTTTCCATTATGCTGGGTCACAATCGTAGGGAGGATGTGCTGCTTGATCTGGTGCTGTTTGAGCAGGAATTCCTCATGCTGCTGACGCACCTTGTGCTGCGACTTTTCGTACTGCTTGGCCACGAATTGCTCATGCTTTTGGATCAGCTTCTGCTTGTACTCCTGGTCGGCGGGTTGCGACTGAGGTTGAATGGGCGATGGGGCATTCACAAATTGGTGCTGGAACTGAGGTTGCTGCtgaggctgctgctgctggaaggTTCCTCTGGTTGGCTCTGGGAAGGGAGTGGCCTGCACATTGCTGAAGATCTGAGGCACTGGCAATCCCAACTGGGGAGTCAGCTGATATTGCTGCTGGCTCGTCTGCTGCGGTTGGTAGTTAAACTgaccctgctgctgctgctgctggggaatCGTCTGGAAAGTGGGCACTGGCGCCTGGCTGGGCAGCTTTTGAGTGGTTTGCGGCAGAACTTGAGGTCCAAATTGCTGGGGTTGCTGGAAGGCAaaatgctgttgctgctgctgctgcaattgctgttgctgctggtaggTTTCTTGAGAAGGTTGTGGCGGGAAAGCCGTGGACTGCAGGCGGGAATCTATGGAAGATAATTTAGAGGGTTACAGGTTGAAGATCAAGAAAGATCTTGAGTTTCATATTACCAAATTGCTTGTGGCGCTGTTGCTggggatgttgctgctgctgatgttgctgctggtgttgctgctgctgatgttgctgctgggagcCGGCAAAGTTGCGCAAGTCCAAGAAGTTCTGATGATGCAGATCTAAGCCAGCGGCAGAGGGTTGCTGGGGGAACTGAGGAGCGGTTTGCAGTTGGTTTTGGGTCGAGCGTTGGAACTGTTGATTGCTGTggggctgctgttgctgctgctgtggaaaCTGCCCGAAGCGATGCTGCTGCggtggctgctgttgctgatgaTGCAGATGGGGAGGAGGACCGCGGTGGGGAATGGGCAGCTCCACGCCCGCCTGGACAAAGTTTTGCTGATTGTACTGCTGCAAATTCAACTGACGGCGCTGAGAGTTGTGAAAGGGCGGCTGCAATGAGGTGAACAACAACAGGTGAGTTACAACTTTCCATGGCTTTGCATTGCATCATCCCGGGCAGAGAAGAAAAAACCAGATCCCTCGACAGTTGAAAGATAAGTCAAACACCGAGTGAACGCTCCTAAAATAGTCATGAACCAGTTTCGTAGGCCCCTGTAATAGCAAACTCCGCTCCAATTTTGCAGGCTAAAACTAGACTAGTTTGGCTTAGGGGTCCTTATTGGCGGGCAGTCGGTCAAGTTGAAGTCCATAAATAAAATGGCAAACTTGTTTCGACCACGTATTACGGAAGATGAAAGTGCAGTACGCTTTTTTCTCATTTAAATGATTGTAATCTCGTAGTCGTAAAAAATGATTGCCCAAGAAACTTAATACCCATCAAGCAGAAAGATTTCAAATCCGAGTTcagcataaatttaaatgtagatAATGACAGCCTCTCATCGCAGGCTTCCTCCCAATTGAAGTCTGCTCTATTCACTCGGTAACCCACTTGTACTTTGTATTGTTTCCCATCTGCAGTTGTCATTAGTGCTTCTCACTCACCAACCAACCGAGCGACCTGCTTATACAATCTTGCAGAAAAGACCGCCGCCCTATCCGTCATACATCGCGTATACGTGATGCCAATTGAGGGGCCAAGCAAATGGTCAGGCATCAAGCAATTGTTTAACAACAGTTATCCAACGCAACACAATTTCCAAAGGAGAAGCTCAAGCTCTTTgctttctgtgtttttttattttttgccttaTGGCTAAACTGCTGTATGTACACTACTGGTCAAAAGAATAAGTACACACGTTACACCCTCACTTGCTAAGAGATATCTCTATAGTTATTAAGGCCAGACCtcccaaacctttttatttggaaaggttattctgttctgcaatatttaaataaacaatggatacAGTAAAACCTGTTTAATCCATGTTAGCCCTACATTTGTGCGATAGGTCGGTTTTggtgtggtcaaaataataagtacacttgtgttacttataaattttaaaatattaaatctagaaTGGGGCTACGGTTAGTATTTTATCTTAAGTTAGGATCATGTTTATAAGAAGTCCGGGCCAATTGTACGATCCTAAAAGTTTCCAAgcctggatttggttatttcaaagtcatcatccatgctaaaatctgatttgcattttaaaaggaacacttaacacttaagtatggcttgtgattccctaaaatttccttaaaaatactactctgaataaataaaatcgattgggaaaaaaatgagtacTTAGAccgtaaaaaataaggaaaaagggaaaataaataagaaaaaaccaaagttatatgcggttttaatttaaaaaaaaatagtttaattttaaattcttaatttttttatttttattttgatagtagATAAAACGACTAAAAAAATGAGATATGTTTCATTAAGATCGgtcaacaaattattaaatggcTGTTGACGATGTGCACGATAACAAAACTGCTATGTCgttaaaaacgaatttcataCAAACTTGTATGGACgggcaatttgtatttatgtatagaTATCTAGCGTTGTGCGATTCATGTAGTACGGTTTAAGTTGTTTACCGATCTTAATGAAACATATCTCATTTTTTTAGTCGTTTTATctactatcaaaataaaaataaaaaaattaagaatttaaaattaaactatttttttttaaattaaaaccgcatataactttggttttttcttatttattttccctttttccttattttttacggTCTAAgtactcatttttttcccaatcgattttatttattcagagtagtatttttaaggaaattttagggaatcacaagccatacttaagtgttaagtgttccttttaaaatgcaaatcagattttagcatggatgatgactttgaaataaccaaatccaggcTTGGAAACTTTTAGGATCGTACAATTGGCCCGGACTTCTTATAAACATGATCCTAACTTAAGATAAAATACTAACCGTAGCCCCAttctagatttaatattttaaaatttataagtaacacaagtgtacttattattttgaccacaccAAAACCGACCTATCGCACAAATGTAGGGCTAACATGGATTAAACAGGTTTTACTgtatccattgtttatttaaatattgcagaacagaataacctttccaaataaaaaggtttgggaGGTCTGGCCTTAATAACTATAGAGATATCTCTTAGCAAGTGAGGGTGTAACGTGTGTACTTATTCTTTTGACCAGTAGTGTATAATTTAATTGCCTATGCCATAAATCTTCTTTTTTCCTTGGCTCTGTCGATGCCAGATTGAGGCGTTATCAGGCTACTCGAACCCTGGCTCTTTCTTTTCGCATGGTAATTATGTTGTTGCCGCTAATGCCGCACCTCATCATGACACGAAGTTGTTGTTGTCTGATGATGCCGTCAAAAGTTAATAGTGGGCCGGCTCTTGGATTATGCAACCTAATCGGAGGGGGGGGGCATGATTAGATTGGAGAAAAGTTCAGGAGGTTCGGGGAGGTTCGAGCAGGTGAATGAAAGAGTTAAGGTGCTTAGCTATAATGGAATAAAAGCTTACTAAATTACAAAACTCAGCCATTCTTTGGGtagctataaatatattttccccaAGCCAATCGAAACAAACAGGAAAAAACTCCAATGCCTTGTCATCGTAAATTTCAGTTTTTCCCCAACCAcaattttctttcttcttcGAAGATGACTTTTCCCTACAAATTGCCTGGCTGGTGAAAACGTCAATCAGTCATCAATCAAGTGGCAGGGCAATCAGCATCCCCGTCCCAAAAGCCACTGAACTCCAGTCCTCGGAGGGCCATACGTATTTCTCTTTCAATTTCTATCCATCTATATGCGGTGTGTTCAACATGTCAATTTCGTGGTTTAGCGTATTCATTCAACATTTTCACGGCGCTGGCATGCAAAACGCTTTCGTTTTTAAACGCCAGCCATCGATGGCCAACTGTTAATACGCTGCGCATGCGCATGCGCACCAACATTAACCCATTGATGGCAGGTGGTTGTAGCTGTCACCGAATGCCACCGCAACCCACGTGGTTGATACCCAACTGTTTGCCACTGGATTGAATGTGTCAAACGATAGACATTTGGAGCGTTGGTGTCACAAATCAGGGAAGTGACTAAACTTTGGCAAGAAACATTCATCACAATGGCAAACTTGATGATGTGGTTGGGattttttgaaagataaattaaatatataatttataaattcattgccacaaataaaacattggcaactaattgaaattaataatttattttaaacttaatattattttattcgtataaagaatttaaaatcgaAGTGGctaacgaaataaaaataagaatttacTTGTTGCGTTGGGATAAgaacaaacaaataataataatcaattTACATAAGGTACcgctaattttaaaaataaattggtaaagaaaaaatcctttcaggaTCCTTAATGAGTATTCTTATATAAAAGTAAaccaacacttataaaaagccTATTGGAAAATACCTATATCAAacctattttattatacaaaaacacagaaatttCTCCTAATCAAAATTGAggttcgaaattcgaaaaactaacattaatttgtttatttcctTAGATAAACAAGGAAAGttccattaaataaaacaaatgggGATGGGATACCGATACCTATTCCGCTCCCACAACCAACACCATTTCGTTACGTAAACTTCTCCATTCGAGGGCTGTCAAATTGAATGAACATTATGCTAATCGGAGATGATATGCCATGAGATAGCCGGCAACAGGTAGAAGTCACTACATTCCACCGGATCGAAACCAGTTTAAAGTAACATTTTTCACATGCTCGCCGGGGCGTTGTGATCCGTGATGTATCTGTCAGTTACATGACTCCAGCTGCCGGCTAATTTGTTAATAATTCATAATTGATTTCTCATCGCAGAGCGGGTTGAGATGGGTATTACGACGGTTCAGCCAGTTGAGATACGAAATGAAAGCGAAATTTCGGAAATTTCTTTTCGGTTTCGTTTCGCGTTGCAGTGAAAGTGATTTGCTTGATATTTAGTAAGCATTTAAGCCGTTTATgttaattagaatttaataGATTGAGAGCCGCAAGACCTTCGAGCCCCAAGAAATGGTTCGCTAATTAATAGTCACCCAAAATCAGAGGCCGTAAATTCTTCAAATCCCCAGTTGCGCAACCGCCAGAGGTATCTGCAAGATGCTTCGAGAGTCGCACAACTTACAAGTTTTCCAgtttttttgggatttgtttTTCGGTCATGTCAATGGCCAATGGCATCCAAGCTGGCCTCGTTTTCCCCGATTGCCTTTCGGATTTCCTGTCTGCCCCGCAGTCAAccaaagaaaaaccaaatgcATTTGCCTTCCAGTTTTGCACTGAATCTTTGTCTGTTCTTTTTACCACTTttggttgtttgtttttggagTTTTTGGTTACTTCGttactttttggttttttcgatTCACGGAGTTTCAAGGTTGTTTCGGTCAGAACTGAGTGCCCGCTTTAAAGATCTGAGGATCTTTTTTCCGAGGCGATCGAAGACATGTTGTGCAATTTGTGTTCTGGCCATAAAAAGCGCTGCACATGTCAGACGTCAGTTTGGGCATCAATCTAACGGCTAATGAGGCTCTATGTTTTTGGGATTATCAAAGATTCTTGTGCCTTGGGAgaataaaaatgcagtttacatgggaaatatttattaagtgggtcaattaaaataaatttaactagATTTTAATGTCATTTAATAAATGATGATCAATTTaataactattattaaaatactaatcTAAAGCCCTTTGTATTATTTTGCCAAGCCTTTAAATCATTTCAACAGAAAATGGcccaacaaatttatttaaaattgatttattattgggCTGTCATCCACATTTTGCGGCTCATTAAATTGTTTGTCTAGCTTATCATCGCAGTGCATCTTGATCTGATCTCAGTTTAATCTGAGAAATCGTGATCGCGTAATTTCCACATCAGCCTAGCTGTTCAATAAAGTCCAGAATTGAGTGCCTCACCAACTTCGATCTTGTGGCACTAACCAGAACTGGTTAACTTGAGAGGCAGCCTCCACCATTCCCCCCGTTGACAGTTTCCACATGGCAGCAAATGTGCATAATAAGCTTTTGATGGCCGTTGATGGCTTAGTTTTGTGTGGCGGCTTCGTTtcgagtgtttttttttttgagaattgGTCAATCCATAGATTTGGCAATTCCCTTTCACTTTTCCGGACTATCGAGAAATGACTGCAATTTGCAGAGATGGccccaaaaacacaaaaaataggcgaacaaaatatttctttggaTTTCCTAAAGGCATTTTAATTGCCAACAAAATAGCTAGCTGGCTAAGCAAATAAGTAATTAATTTGCGGCCGCACAATAGAATGCCCAGCCACAATAGCAACAGCAAAAAGtgaaatttacataaaattgTGTAATTAACTGAGGTAAATAAGAAATTGCCTCAAGCGGCTCTTTGGCCAACACCTACAACTGCCCAGAAAAAGGGGGCAGGCAGGCACATGAAAGCGAAAGAAGCCACtggccgaaaaacaaaaacagtacGGCAACAATGAAAAGATTCCAGGCAAGAGCCGCCAGCGGTTAAAGCCAccgaaatgaaacaaaaacaaatattatttaaccaTTTCTTCAAAGGCCCCACAAGAAAAGGCAAAAAGAAACTTGGTCAGTACGTATCCGCAGATATTATCGCTGGAAATACTTCACTCTCACAAAGCCGGGGAAAAGTGCTTGAAAAACGGTTTACAAATAAGGCAATTTATCAAAGAGACCCCAAAATTGACCGCGATTACGAGCCATGTGATCAGTGCGATTATCTGGCTAGTTAATTAAGCTTATGTTTGAACAATTGGGATTAAAAGTGAGTCATAATATTCTAAATACTAATTATCTAATCTAATCTAATATTCTAATTATAAATTCGAATATTCTTAATGTATCAGAAAATCCTGATAAATTAATTGCTTAAATCGACAAAAAGGAAATTTGACCTCCTAGCTAACCATCTGCTTTGCCATCCCAAGTGCCAATCAACTTGTTAAATCACTCTCATATTTAATTTCGCAATCGTCTGCCGTCTTTTGATACTCCAACAACTGTTTATTCCAGTTAATTTGAAACTTTGCATCCACAAAGCTCTTCAAGGATTGCATAATCGCTTGCAGCGAGACAAAATTGTGAGCTAATGCAATTGCAGGTATCTTGGCGCTTCAAAACTTGAGTGGcgtacaaatttaatttaattgaattgaagAAGCAGGCAAATGAGTTTGTGAATTAGGCAAAATGCCAATGGCAAAAGTTGCATAAATTCGCTTCCTGTTGCAGTtattttgtatctgtatcttgtatctgtatctcaacGCCCACGCAGCCCACACAGGTAGCTCGAAAATCCACCGAATGCATCCGAAGACGACACTCCACTAAATTTGTGCATGGAAGCTCTGCTCAAATGTGCTTAATTTGACACACTCCGACACTTTTTACAAGCCACTAAGATTTATTA
The genomic region above belongs to Drosophila takahashii strain IR98-3 E-12201 chromosome 2L, DtakHiC1v2, whole genome shotgun sequence and contains:
- the LOC108061304 gene encoding uncharacterized protein, with the protein product MRVSLALWGTLCLWVVTANAQGFIPPPNVGLHNGPPFHNSQRRQLNLQQYNQQNFVQAGVELPIPHRGPPPHLHHQQQQPPQQHRFGQFPQQQQQQPHSNQQFQRSTQNQLQTAPQFPQQPSAAGLDLHHQNFLDLRNFAGSQQQHQQQQHQQQHQQQQHPQQQRHKQFDSRLQSTAFPPQPSQETYQQQQQLQQQQQQHFAFQQPQQFGPQVLPQTTQKLPSQAPVPTFQTIPQQQQQQGQFNYQPQQTSQQQYQLTPQLGLPVPQIFSNVQATPFPEPTRGTFQQQQPQQQPQFQHQFVNAPSPIQPQSQPADQEYKQKLIQKHEQFVAKQYEKSQHKVRQQHEEFLLKQHQIKQHILPTIVTQHNGNYQNSPYIAAPARGRPVAHPTEYNQFNSALQQYYKEHPTTTTTTTTTTTTTEATTTPKKNIYAQVKSELGKYPSQKGKKPVKTIARDDLLKQLKAALSEAPQQPLTGNKTYDEMDLVLPNGQRVQVIRTTDPNLVQGQKAYSQEQLQTLLAQQALGSGDAKLSLSDVAPSKSKDLELPGGGKVQILRSPDPQESDTLPSGSLPGGVDLSSLAALYGGGAGDIQGISSGANSIASSAVITSDSDDPPSLEELAKRGLIPDGYEIEGLSSKSQAPAATPPPTLPPKKKATYVYLEEQADGSFKIQGVKANGEKETKQTGSEVESILERIRSGEIKLPPSVSRLTLPNDETVEIKSGKIIQTTRAPTTTSTSTTTTTTTTTTSTPFISRGTPSNHRQYHPSRTSTTSTTTTAPTTARHNLFYESSTTHANAASLIRTTPSPIYGGSTVTVSPYLEGVSTHLPVVTERLSDVANNAELLPPVPQYADALVQETENTEKAAQASPSTGSVLSNPSEDLLQILKSNGLFAMAKYLRQSGLDSILNETGPYTIFVPTDKAFKNLLVQLGGPERAEEKFQSNPRLLSGLLLHHVIPGAFEIATLQDEMTGVSLAGTQLRVNQYNMHDQEWNDVTLTTINGAMVVLNKKDIKIPQGVAHAVDRVMFPLPVGDILQTLQSDREGRFSNFLKILYTSGLSEKLQSKGVKTYTVFAPVDKSFSELDSDTLEKLYNDKEAAEQFAMKHIVPGALFSAGMRFYQVKDSLSTGKTVILQKTSAGKIKVNDAQMVTSNIPATNGVIHALDGVLA